A stretch of the Polyangiaceae bacterium genome encodes the following:
- a CDS encoding tetratricopeptide repeat protein: protein MSDREKLLQSAQKWVDKKRYDRAVEDYLKVVQLDPKDMRTLLKVGDLQTRIQAYDQAIATYDRVGQFYAEQGFALKAIAVYKQIREVIRKHTPQLTDRYAYIVPKLAEIYTQLGLTSDALAAWDEVAARYQRNNLDRDAIEVFQKMVSLDSTNPLPYLRLAEACCRVQDLDDAIEAFWTAAELLLKLDRREDALKVIERILHFKPEPKYARMAAQLYLQKGRREDGLQALAKLQIAFQVDPRDLDTLGLLAQAFTVIGQADKAVEVYKEMARISREAGRQDLFDQLIAHLQQVAPDDEGVRALLSMAPSMPPAPSREPSSVHVGDEDVEIVDEEEHISHVEEVEPEEYEAPSEAPFALQRPSRPEMRPFQASSPDVIIADAQVDISDGYAGAEDFDVEAHVKKALVDSEAFRKLRLYSKALETLQIALEVSPGSLDVREKLRELLLESGDRDAAIGESVTLAAIYLERNDLERAEMLLYDVIDSEPQHPVALEMLAQIQSGGAPGQAWTADSPTETVSADFVEEQGSVEVGYASAPAWDEYRSRGPLPSYDLEEVSASSVMASPHPLPDPDAAFRMDDPFAVSSDPQAAGPLPSFPLGSEDDALLEDLDQPAHYPEEEPEYLDAEPEPEYVEAEADTDSAGAGFDEAQPTTVGEVSPSHEAIEEALEEAEFFASRGLYDDAKAIVADQLARAPGHPLLLERMAEIEHMLAVPTQSDALRDTRRGTAIERAAVAPVAVATAEPEDRAFDIAASLEALDSLEPVAAPAPAPSSLSDQDVDRVFEKFKAGIRAQVSENDSATHYDLGVAYKEMGLLPDAMNEFELAARDPSRECMCYAMIGMIRLERGELDLSAKAYIRGLEAQQKTPDQEMALFYDLANVYEMKGAAKDALFYFEKVAKKDPRYRGVTERIAALQPGARPASGTRAVNEEEDFDRVFDDLFESKG, encoded by the coding sequence GTGTCGGATCGCGAAAAACTACTGCAGAGCGCCCAGAAGTGGGTCGACAAGAAGCGGTACGACCGGGCCGTCGAAGACTACCTGAAGGTCGTTCAGCTCGACCCCAAGGACATGCGGACCTTGCTCAAGGTCGGCGACCTGCAGACTCGCATCCAGGCCTACGACCAGGCCATCGCCACCTACGATCGCGTGGGGCAGTTCTACGCGGAGCAGGGCTTCGCGCTCAAGGCCATCGCCGTCTACAAACAGATCCGCGAGGTCATCCGCAAGCACACGCCGCAGCTCACCGACCGCTACGCGTACATCGTGCCCAAGCTGGCGGAGATCTACACCCAGCTCGGCTTGACCAGCGACGCGCTGGCTGCCTGGGACGAGGTCGCCGCTCGGTACCAGCGCAACAACCTCGACCGGGACGCCATCGAGGTGTTCCAGAAGATGGTCTCGCTGGACTCGACCAACCCGCTGCCCTACCTGCGGCTCGCGGAGGCCTGTTGCCGGGTCCAGGATCTCGACGACGCCATCGAGGCGTTCTGGACCGCGGCCGAGCTCCTGCTCAAGCTCGACCGGCGCGAGGACGCGCTGAAGGTCATCGAGCGCATCCTCCATTTCAAGCCGGAGCCCAAATACGCGCGCATGGCCGCGCAGCTCTACCTGCAGAAGGGGCGGCGCGAGGACGGCTTGCAAGCCCTGGCCAAGCTGCAGATCGCCTTCCAAGTCGATCCGCGCGACCTCGACACGCTGGGGCTCCTGGCGCAGGCCTTCACCGTCATCGGGCAGGCCGACAAGGCCGTCGAGGTCTACAAGGAGATGGCGCGCATCTCCCGCGAGGCGGGGCGCCAAGATCTGTTCGACCAGCTGATCGCGCATTTGCAGCAGGTCGCGCCGGACGACGAGGGCGTGCGGGCGCTCTTGTCGATGGCGCCTTCCATGCCGCCGGCGCCGAGCCGAGAGCCTTCCAGCGTTCACGTCGGCGACGAAGACGTCGAGATCGTCGACGAAGAAGAGCACATTTCGCACGTCGAAGAGGTCGAGCCCGAAGAATACGAAGCGCCCTCCGAGGCGCCCTTCGCGCTTCAGCGCCCTAGCCGCCCCGAGATGCGGCCGTTCCAGGCCAGCTCTCCCGACGTGATCATCGCCGACGCGCAGGTGGACATCTCCGACGGTTACGCCGGCGCGGAGGACTTCGACGTCGAGGCCCACGTCAAGAAGGCACTGGTGGACTCCGAGGCGTTCCGAAAGCTGCGCCTCTACAGCAAGGCCCTCGAGACCCTGCAGATCGCGCTGGAGGTCAGCCCGGGAAGCCTCGACGTCCGCGAGAAGCTCCGCGAGCTGTTGCTCGAGTCGGGAGATCGCGACGCGGCGATCGGGGAGTCCGTCACGCTCGCCGCCATCTACCTGGAGCGCAACGATCTCGAACGCGCCGAGATGCTGCTCTACGACGTGATCGACTCGGAGCCGCAGCACCCGGTCGCGTTGGAGATGCTGGCGCAGATCCAGAGTGGCGGCGCGCCGGGACAAGCCTGGACGGCCGACAGCCCGACCGAGACGGTGTCCGCGGACTTCGTCGAGGAGCAGGGCAGCGTCGAGGTGGGCTACGCCTCGGCGCCGGCGTGGGACGAGTACCGCTCGCGCGGGCCGCTGCCGTCTTACGACCTGGAGGAGGTCAGCGCTTCCAGCGTGATGGCGAGCCCTCACCCGCTCCCCGATCCGGACGCGGCGTTCCGCATGGACGATCCCTTCGCGGTCTCCAGCGATCCCCAAGCCGCCGGCCCCCTTCCGAGCTTCCCGCTCGGCTCGGAGGACGACGCGCTGCTCGAGGACCTCGACCAGCCCGCGCACTACCCGGAAGAAGAGCCCGAGTACCTCGATGCCGAGCCCGAGCCCGAGTACGTGGAAGCGGAGGCGGACACGGACTCGGCTGGAGCCGGCTTCGACGAGGCCCAGCCCACCACGGTGGGGGAGGTCTCGCCAAGCCACGAGGCCATCGAGGAGGCGCTCGAGGAAGCGGAGTTCTTCGCCTCGCGAGGCCTCTACGACGACGCCAAGGCCATCGTGGCCGACCAACTCGCGCGGGCGCCTGGCCACCCGCTCCTCTTGGAACGCATGGCGGAGATCGAGCACATGCTCGCGGTGCCGACGCAGAGCGACGCGCTTCGCGATACCCGGAGGGGTACGGCCATCGAGCGTGCCGCCGTCGCCCCGGTGGCGGTCGCGACCGCAGAGCCCGAAGACCGCGCGTTCGACATCGCTGCGTCGCTCGAAGCCCTCGACAGCCTCGAGCCGGTCGCCGCGCCAGCGCCGGCGCCGAGCTCGCTGTCCGATCAGGACGTCGATCGGGTGTTCGAGAAGTTCAAGGCCGGCATCCGCGCGCAGGTCAGCGAGAACGACAGCGCGACGCACTACGACCTGGGCGTTGCGTACAAGGAGATGGGTCTCCTCCCCGACGCCATGAACGAGTTCGAGCTGGCCGCCCGCGACCCGAGCCGCGAGTGCATGTGCTACGCGATGATCGGCATGATCCGCCTCGAGCGCGGCGAGCTGGACCTCTCGGCGAAGGCCTACATCCGCGGCCTGGAGGCACAGCAGAAGACTCCGGATCAGGAGATGGCGCTGTTCTACGACCTGGCCAACGTCTACGAGATGAAGGGCGCGGCGAAAGACGCGCTCTTCTACTTCGAGAAGGTCGCCAAGAAGGACCCGCGCTACCGCGGCGTGACCGAGCGCATCGCGGCGCTGCAACCCGGCGCCCGTCCCGCCTCCGGCACCCGCGCGGTGAACGAGGAAGAAGACTTCGACCGCGTGTTCGACGACCTGTTCGAGTCGAAGGGCTAG
- the lpxA gene encoding acyl-ACP--UDP-N-acetylglucosamine O-acyltransferase translates to MTFVHPSAVVEPGAELGEGVVVGPFCHVAAGVRVGDGCELVAHVSLLGPGTRIGRRNRVFPGAVLGAPPQDKSHRGQPTLLELGDDNEIREQVTLHRGTEKGGGVTRIGSRCLFMVGAHVAHDCTVGNDVILTNLATLGGHVVVEAHVVCGGHVAVQPFLRLGRGCFLAGGARVEQDVPPFVIAAGDRARVRALNTVGLERMGVPDASRAALERAFRLVWHKGRPLAEGVRLARAELSGDGYVAELLEALERRTG, encoded by the coding sequence GTGACGTTCGTGCACCCATCCGCCGTCGTCGAGCCGGGCGCGGAGCTCGGAGAAGGCGTCGTGGTGGGACCGTTCTGCCACGTCGCAGCCGGGGTCCGCGTCGGCGATGGCTGCGAGCTCGTCGCGCACGTGAGCCTGCTCGGTCCGGGCACGCGCATCGGCCGGCGCAACCGCGTCTTCCCCGGTGCCGTGCTCGGCGCCCCGCCGCAAGACAAGTCCCACCGTGGCCAGCCGACGCTGCTCGAGCTCGGTGACGACAACGAGATCCGCGAGCAAGTGACCCTGCACCGCGGCACCGAGAAGGGCGGCGGCGTCACGCGCATCGGCTCGCGCTGCCTGTTCATGGTGGGCGCGCACGTGGCGCACGACTGTACGGTGGGCAACGACGTGATCTTGACCAACCTGGCCACGCTCGGCGGCCACGTCGTCGTCGAGGCGCACGTGGTGTGCGGCGGTCACGTCGCGGTCCAACCCTTCCTGCGCCTCGGACGCGGCTGCTTCTTGGCGGGCGGCGCGCGAGTCGAGCAGGACGTCCCGCCCTTCGTGATCGCGGCCGGCGACCGCGCGCGCGTGCGGGCGCTCAACACGGTCGGGCTCGAGCGCATGGGGGTGCCGGACGCGTCGCGCGCCGCACTCGAGCGGGCGTTCCGGCTCGTGTGGCACAAGGGTCGCCCGCTCGCGGAGGGCGTGCGCCTGGCGCGGGCAGAGCTCTCGGGGGACGGGTACGTAGCCGAGTTGCTCGAAGCGCTCGAGCGTCGAACCGGTTAG